The Triticum urartu cultivar G1812 chromosome 6, Tu2.1, whole genome shotgun sequence genome includes the window GTGGTAAAATTGTAGTCTTCACTGGATtgctcgaccatttcaagacagATGCTGAGATTGCGACAGTGCTTTCGCATGAGGTGGGTTTACTAATTGGGTAATGGGCTCATATGTACTTTGTGGTTGTTTTACAGTGCATTGGAACAGATATTGGTACCTCTATGTTTTAGATTGGGTTTACTGATTGGGTTAATGGGCTCATATGTACTTTGTGGTTGTTTTACAGTGCATTGGAACTGATATTGGTACCTCTATGTTTTAGATTGGGCACGCTATCGCGAGGCACTTGCCAGAGATGATCACCAAGGGCATGTGGTTTACTATCCTGCAGCTTATCGTCCTACAGTTTATTTACATGCCAGACCTAATTAATGCAATGTCGACATTACTCCTCAGATTGCCCTTCTCACGAAGGTATTCATTTCTGCATTTCATATTCTTCGTGGAATCACGGTTATTTACATTCTACACATGATAAGTTGCATATATGACTGAAATGAGATGCTACCAGATCTGGCAAAAGCCAATGAATTGGCACCAATGGGCTTGTTTTGTCTAGGTATCTAGTTTTGCTATAAGTTATGATATGACTCCTGCTTCAAGTGCCTCCATGTGGGCCATTGTATACTATTGTGAGCCATCCTATTATTTCAGCTTATTGTGCCACAGACCAGTGAGAATCTATCTAGGTAAAGTGATCAACCATGCATAGGAAAAAGCTCATATCAACATGAAAACATGCATGATAAATTTTTTATACTGTTCTATTTATACTTAATAAATATTGTGCAACTATACAATAATCAAACACAACAAATCATACTCCCTCCTCCCCAAAATAATTGTCTTTGATCGGgcacaactttgtactaaagttgtACTAAATGAAAAACACTtctttggaacggagggagtatgtattTTCAGTTTATTTCTCACATTATTACTCCCAATGTTCATGTTCCATGCAACCAAATCACATCGAATTATATTGCAAACTCCGCAACAATTTGCGGGTTATCATCTAGTACCATTGACTTTTGCTACGGACTTAACTAACAACAGTGACAATTCTAGTAATAAAACATATGCCTCTTGATTGCCCAACAGATGAGATCATTACTGGTAATTCTTGTCCTCAACAGGGCATTGGACCTCGGAGAGACATCTAGTTCTCTGTTCTCATACTTTTTTTCTATGGTTGGCAGAGtccatttttttctttttttgaaaaAATGCCACCATGGCTAGCTTTATTGATTTGGCAAAATCGTTACATCGTTCACTAAAGAGTTTATAAGAAAATCTGGGGGTTCATCAACCCAATTACAAGAAACATTATTCTCATAAGAAAATTTAGCTAAATTGTGCGCAGCTTCATTTGTTTCCCTTCGGCAATGTGTGAACTCAACATTCCCAATCATTCCAGCTATAATAAAACAGTCCGCATATATAGCAGTAGCTTCGCTCCACATCCTCTCTTGGCCTGAACATGCATTAACGACCTCTAAGGCATCTGATTCAATTTGTATGGAGGTATATCCGAGAGATTCAGCCAAAATTAGTCCGCTCTTCATAGCCATTGCTTCTGCTAGAAGAGCATCAGCGACATATGGGATTGTAGCGCATGAAGCCGCAATAAAAACTCCATATCTATCTCTTGCCACGGCCCCTGTAGCGCCCTTACCTTCTTCATCATGGTAGGATGCATCAACATTTATTTTTACAAGACCTGAGGTGGGTTTCTTCCACTGTTCACCATTACGAATGACCTGTACATTTGTTGTAGCTTGCTGGAAATTAGCACAAATAGCCTGGACTTATTAGCTATTCACACAAGTTCTTAGAAAGTAGACGAAATCAGATTTACAATAGCATATGTCATGTACTCTTTTGTACTCCctcctccgtcccataatataagagcgtttttgtaGTGTCAAAAACACACTTATATTATGGGGCGGAGGGAGTACTAAATTCTGGATCTGCATGGAATTGATCCCAAAACACCAAATTGACTGGAATGATAATATGATATCTTTCTTGTACATCTCTTACAAATCCTACCGAAGTTGACGAGGATGATGCCCCTTCCTCTATAACTACTAGAATTTCATCACCAATGCATTGTGCGTGACTATTCTATTGTCCACCAGTTTTTTATCAGATGCACGTGTAAGAATCGTTTTACAACATGTGTGAATTGTGAGGATGGGGTGGTCTATATTTGAGATTTACAAAGTTAGTATTTAAGGTGGTAAGTTTGCACTTCTGACTTGTGGTAAAATCAGTCCCTTTCACAAGTGCTTGTTTTTTCCAGTATGAAGCAGTGGTCACTGGTCAGTTAGGATCTTCATGATGGTGAAACTTGAACTTCCCAGACCTGACCAAATTGGGTAATTTTATGCAGaagtaacccccccccccccccccaaaaaaaaattATTGAAGGGGGGAAGTAGCTCCATCCTTTTGGATGTCTTTACGAAAGACATATCTAACGTATGGTTTGAAAATAAAATACTCTGTACGGCAATTTCGAGAAAAAAATATCTTTTCAGACACACACTCAACTCTAATGGACTAACTACTGTTGCTTAGTTGTTGAGCCTCATCGGTACAAGCTTGCTGTGATCAAAGCTTCCTTTGATCTTTGAATTGATTGATGACATGACCTAGTGCAGACATTCAGCGCTTCTGCCTAGTGCATCTGAAATGATGCATCACAGTAGCTAGGGTGTTTAGCTAGCTGAAGCTGTATCCGTCAGTTTCCTCGAAACGATGAGGACAAGTAACTGAAGACATCTCCTGAAACGTGGACTGGCTACTGATCCATCTTGGCAGTCTGATCTGCCGCACATTATCTCCGACTTTACCCCACTCCTTGTTGCATTATTGAATAGCTGACTGTATCTCCATGTGTCTTTCCAATCAGGATCCGATGATGCCACTTTCTGTGGACATGATTTTCTAAAACCCCACCCCAGCTGTCACTTCTTGATGTAGCCTTCATTGCTTCAAAGATACAATAAAATTTCATATGATTAGGCGATGAGTTGCCTAGCACCTTCACCACATGAATCCCGCCCTGCTGTACTCTATCCAGTTGTTTTAACCATAGATAGTTCTTCATGATCTGAATATAAAATGATTTGCGAGGATTCTTTCATCCGTGCCCTAGCTGTTTTAATTCTAGTGAGATTTATTTGTAGGGCCGGTCCTGTCTTTTGTCCATCATAAGAGGTAAAGTACTATTTTTTTTAGATGGAGCCCTGCTGGTCAGATAAATTGTGGTTGCTCTAATATGACATAAGATTCAGTATATGTCATTACAGTCCTTCCTGGAAGAAAAAAAAACTCGTGTGTTGTACAGTTGCCATCCTTGTTACCGCATTATCAAACATATGCAAGTGTATCTTGTTAGAAGCCCTTGCGATGATGTATGTTGCATGTTTGCAGGATGGAGGTAGAGGCGGATCACATCGGGCTCATGCTTCAAGCTTCTGCTGGTTTCGACCCACGCACAGCTCCCAAGGTCTACGAGAAGCTAGGACAAATCGCGGGCAATCAGTCAGTGCTGAAAAGCTACCTCTCCACCCATCCTTCGAGTAAGAAGCGATCGGAGCTCTTGTCTCGAGCCAAGGTAATGGAGGAGGCGATGCAACTATACAGGGAAGCTTGCGCCGGCCACGGGACCGAAGGCTTCCTGTAGGTTGCAGCTTTGAACTCTCCTGCCTGTGGCTGTGTGGTAAGTCGCTCGGTGGCGGTGCCTGGCACGGAAACATGTCCTTTGTTACCTGCACGGTGACGGCCAGTAAGAAGAGTGCATTCTGTGTCTGAAGATGTTCGTTCTGTGCGTTGTTACTGTCTGTTCTTGTCAGGCTGAATCAGCCGCACTTTGGTAGCAGGATGTGATCGAGCTGCTTCATTTGTGATTAGGAGAGAACAGGGAATAGGAGAAGAGTTTCTGTTAATAATTGTCTTCCAAGAGCAGCTTTTATAGTCCCATCTTCCTTGGGTTTACCGGCGTTGATGATCGGCACGTTGGTTAGTTTTTGTCATCTACGCCAGCTAGTAGTCAGCTGGTGTCGGAATATTCATATAATATCGATGTTTGAAGTAGTCAGTCACAACTCACAAGGTATATAATATACTCCATcggtttctaaatatttgtctttttggagattttaaatggactaccacatacgaaggtatatagacatattttaaagtgtagattcattcattttgctctgtatgtggttacttgttgaaatatctagaagataaatatttaggaacggagggaataTAACTGAAGGAGTACTCTTCAAACCTCAAGTATTCTGGCTTTGCTAGCTGCCACTGTCCCGACGTGCTTACTTATTTGGTACTGTATTTATCAGTAGATACACCCACTCCGAGAACCACTCGATGTCATACACAGCCAGTCATGGAATATTCAGATGATCTTAGCTTCGAGTGGTCAATCAGTCACAAGGTAGGTAGGTCCAGGACTGAATAATCTGCAGGCCTCAATCACCCTAGCTTGCTTGCAACCTTTGACGTGATTCTGCGCTTCGTATTTACTCCCTCtatttctaaatatttgtctttctagatatttcaacaagtgactatatacggagcaaaatgaatgaatctatactctaaaatatgtctacatatatccgtatgtggtagtctgtttgaaatgtctagaaaaacaaatatttaagAACGAAGGAAGTAGTCAATAGTAATAGATGCACCCATCCCGTGACACGATCGGGGACACACTCTGCCTACCACCTCTACCTGCTCAAGATTCCTAATCGCACGGGGCACCCGTCGTGACACGGCGAGCCCGCCCGGTCGCCGATGTCACACGCGGCCACGACGTTCGTACGCCGGCATGGCATCAGCGTCGAACAGAATGCATCGTCGGGTTCCGCGACGCACCGCTGGTCCCGTCTCCCACGAGCGTCAGGTTACTTGAAGAGCCGTCTGTCTATCTATCTGGGCGATTAGATTAGTCCTATCATACGCTCCTCTCCGGCCCATTGACCTCCTCCGTCTCTTCCCCTGGCGCCTCCCCTATCATACCTGCAAATTGGTGCCATATGCTGTAGGAGTACTACAATATGTACTCCTACTCAGCTACTCTCCTCCTCGTAATCTCAATCGTTTATCACAAAACCAGTACTAAACTGCAGCTAAGCCGAGGGTGTAGTGTGGTCATGTTAGCTTTTCGCGGCGCGAAGTGTCGCTCCCTGGTTCGTTTGTTTGCTGCTTCCATGGCGATCGGTCATGATTCATGCAATGGTGCAGAGCAGTGCAGGGTTGGACTTTGGACCGGCGATCGAGGGACCGGAGAGACCTTTGCGGCAGCTAAAGGATGGCGGCCCTCGGGTCGCCGGTTGGGTCGCGGTTTCGTTCCTACGCAGCCGATGCGTCCGCTGCCTTCTTTTGACCAAGTGGTCGTTTGTGTTGGACACGAGATTCCGAGAGGCGTGCAAGGCGAGGCTTGGACGCCGGACACCGTTGATAGACCGATGCTCACCAGCAAAGTGGCCGGCAGCGGGCTGACAAGTAAAGAAATGGGCTCTTGGGTCTTGGCCATTTGAAGATTGTGATCAAAAGTGACACTAGCAGCACAACAAAAGTTGGGGGAGTTGGTGAGCGCGCTGTACTTGGACCAAAGAGGTGCGTGACCGATGTTCGAGAGAGAGCGGTTGGGGGCACGTTGCCGTGCATACCACTGTAGCACTGTGCCGTCACATGGGGCCTAGCGACCTACTTGTGGGTCGTGACAAGCATGGACGAACGGTCAGGAATAAGGGTGAGGGGAGTCACAAGTCTGCGTCCACACCTGTAGTCGCGGCCCTGTGGGACACCACCGTTCATGGGGAGCAAAAGCGCGTGCACTGTACCGGATCAGCAACGTGCAAGCTTAACGCAATCTCTGATTGATTGATTCGCTGTGCTACCGGACGAGCATGCTGCCGAGGCTTTACCATCTCTTATCAGCTGAGCCGAGCGCTCTCTTTCCTTATCAGCCGAGTAATTAACATCAAACCGTCTTTTTCTTAAATATAATTGTCCTGAAAGAAAAGTAATTGTTGGTAGAATCTCTCGATTTTATATACCACTAGGAATTCAGGAAAAGTGATACCCTTGGTATAAAGCTGGTTGTAGCGGGAGTATCAtaagtagtatcatgcatgctaATTAGACGTTTTGGATGATGTGGCACATAATTAAATAAGAAAAAAGAGGATgtagtatcatatcatgatactgtCTCATATTAAATGCTCCGCTAGTTTGTATCATGCATGACAATTAATAAGGCAATCtaagatactaacttatgatactatgcattacggAGGTAATATCACACACTACtatcatatgcatgacactagtctaagttactctcCACTATAACCAGGGCTGGTTATAGTGgagagtaacttagactagtgtcatgcatatgacactagtctaagttactaccttcataatgcaaagtaTTATAGATGGATTTATTTATTAGCTCATAGACTCATCTTGTATTGAAAAAcgttatgttacagtaacatattatgttaccatctctcattaattacttgccacGTAAGTAGAATTTTATCGAAGTAcgctatgttactagctaagttactcccattATAACTAGCCTAATAATGTAGCTCCCCACTCTTGGCGCACTAATAATGGTCTAGCGCCATTTAAGCTTCGTCCACAACCATTGGAAGCGCAACAACCGCTTTACACAAAGTTGCATCATTATGAGCACTAATACCATCCGTAGCATGAGACAGGCGGTTTGGTGTGGTACCACGGCAGCGGTACGGACCATTTTATTACCATATCAATTGATGATTACACGAGGACCAGAGCACCCAAACGGCAAGGGAAAACAATCAATAGTAGTCTTGTGTGTTTGACACGCCTCTTGCCACCCACCACCCAGAGACGAGAGAAGAGAGACCAGACAACCTGATgcatgacgacgacgacgatgatgcGACCTACCTAAGCGGACTACGCGTAGTATGCAACCAAACGGAAAAGCAAATATGTTGGAAGAATTTCGTCCAAATCCTCCAGTGGCCACCCACCAAATCCAACCCAACCCATCACTGATCATCGCACGGCGATCGGCGCCGATCGGCTTCAGGGCTTCCACAGGATGGTGGTCTCGGCGATCATCGAGGTGACCACGTATGGGTCCATGTTGGACGCCGGCCGGCGGTCCTCGAAGTAGCCCTTGCCGTTCTGCTCCGTCTCCCGGCCCACGCGCACCGACGCGCCACGGTTTGCGACGCCCTGCAGTCATTCAGATGATTCAGAACCACTGTTGGAGTAACGAGATGTGGAAAGATTCAGATGATCCAGAACTAGAAGGCGAGGGGCGCGGCGTACCCAGCTGAAGGTGTTGATGTCGGCGGTCTCGTGCTTGCCGGTGAGGCGGCGCTCGTTGCCCTCGCCGTAGGCGGCGATGTGCTCCTTGTGCTTGAGCTTGAGCTTCTCCACAGCATCCACGATGACCTTGAACCCGCCGTCCTTCCTCATCGACTCGGTACTGAATGCAGCAGAGTCGTTCGTGATCAGCAAAACAGCACGGTAAGATGAATGACACTTATCGATCTGTTCGAGCATCTCATCTCAATTACCTGTAGTTTGTGTGAGCACCAGCACCGTTCCAGTCGCCTGGGATGGGCTTGGGGTCAAATGTGACGACAACTCCGGCGATCTCAGTGATCCTCTGAAGAAAGGGAGAGTAACATTTAATCGCAATAATTTTAACCGAACACGATGTCATTCCATCACAAAAGCCTCCCTCGTCAGAATAAGATCACATGACTATTATCATTACCTCAAGAAGGTAGCGAGCGACCCACACTTGGTCGCCAGCAGAAATGCCAACAGTCGGGCCGACTTGGAACTCCCACTGAAAACCAAACATAGTAATTCTACCATGGTCAGAGAGACAGTAATTCTCAAGATAGAGAAAATAGGAATGTCCTGTGTTGTAGCGGTGTTTCACCTGTCCGGGCATGACCTCGCCATTGATGCCACTGATGTTGACACCGGCAAAGAGGCAGGCCTTGTAGTGAGCGTCAACTATGTCACGCCCAAACGACTTGTCAGCACCAATACTACAGTAGTAAGGACCCTACACACATGAAGAAGAGATTGGTAAGTGTACACTTCACCAAAATTAGGGCCAAACGTCCAAATTCAGTCGGTCAAGCCGAAAGAGACGTACCTGAGGACCAGGGAATCCACCAACAGGCCAGCCGAGAGGCCAGTTGATGTCCTTCTGTAGGAGGGTGTACTCCTGCTCAATACCATACCTATCGTCGCAAAAATAACGCGATCAGTCAATCAATTATCATAAAACAGTtactacttcctccgttcctaaatacttgtctttctaagcatttcaacaagtgacaacatacggagcaaaatgagtgaatctacactctaaaatatgtctacatacatccgtatgtagtagtcatttgaaatgtctagaaagacaaatatttaggaacggagggagtagatcaTTATTTTCTAGTGTTCGTAATCATCGATCGAGTTTGTGTATTGTATTTATATATACCATGGCTCCTCCTTGGCAACATCAGGGTTGCTAAAGATCTTGGCAGCGTTGTATCTCTTGTTGGTGGGGATTGGCACTCCAGCTGGGGTGTAGCAATCGCACATGACCTGCAAGTGGTTCGAATTTAGTAAGGGGGATCTTGATTACTAAGGATGTTGACAAGATGATGGCCATTGGATTCCCTCACTACTGCACTGTACTAGTTAGGTAGACCAGACACGCACGCCTAATAACCAAAAATATCCATAATTCACAACCCTGAGTGGTCCTTGACTGGGATATAATTTGCGTCAGAAATAGGAGTAGGAGTAGCTAAGAATACTGGACCAAAATCATTCAAAATCTGCATCAGAAGATGTTTAAGTTGATCTCCCCTCTTAATGATGCTCGTTAGTCTGTCGTAGTTGAGCAGAAGAGCTAGATCGATCAACTACAGTGACAAATACTACTGCACTAGAGCCTACAGGTGCAGATCACTTGCACGGTAGTAGTGCTACAGTCTATTACATGAGTGGGGTGGTCACTTACAAGGATGTTGTTGCCCTTCCTGAACGGGTCCTTGAAGATGGCCTGTGGGCTGCAGCACGGCACATGCCCCAAGGGAAACAAAAATTACTCCTTGGGTCCAAGGTAAAAAAAAGATAGAACTGCACTTCACAGAGGTAAATGGTTCTGGAGTGGCATGGCAAATGGCACTTACTACAGGATGACCTCGCTGTCCTCGCCGGGGGCCTGGCCGGTGCTGGAGCCGTCGTAGTTCCACTTGGGCAGCTTGCTGGGATCCGTGACCGGGCCGGGGAGGGTCTGCACCAACCAGAGCAACAACAACAGTAAATCCACACAGTTAGCCAAAAGGAATCTCGCAACCTCTGATATATAAGCACAAGAACAGCTCAGTGGATAACTAGGTAGCACGGCAGAAAAGTGATAGGACACGGCAAGGAGGTCATGGGATCCATGCCGGCCGGGGATGGGAATCTTTATCTGCATCTGTATCTTACCCTGGCCTTGCTCCTGAGATCCATGCCAGATCCGCCGATCCTGCAATAAATCCAAAATAAATTGACGGTGAATATACCAGCAGAAACAGCCCACATAAACGAAACCCATGACCGGCGTATCATTTACTGTTCACCACGGTTTTTTGCCGGGCACAGTGAAAATATGGGTATTGGCCTCGGTTCCGACATGGTGAAGATCGAAAGCTCGCGCGTGGGAAATtcatggaggaggagcagagcaTCTGACCGCGCGCGGGCCGGGGCCATGCTGCGCAGGGGAGGGACCGAGGGGGCAGAGGATGCCGCTGCAGAGATCCTCTCCCCAACAGGACAAAACGTACTGCCGGTACGAATATGGCAGTGGCGCATCCATCCCTGCGTTGCGCATATCCGGAAGGGGAGTGATAAATCACCACCAACAAACCAAAAACCTCTTCTCGTCGCGCTGCCATGCCTAAAACCTACTGTATTTCCCAACTCTCTCTGAACGGAACCGAACGGAACGGAACGGAACCGAACTGAACTGAACTGAACGGAAGAAGAGAAAAAGGTGGCGTTTACCA containing:
- the LOC125514541 gene encoding glutamine synthetase — encoded protein: MALLTDLLNLDLTDSTEKIIAEYIWIGGSGMDLRSKARTLPGPVTDPSKLPKWNYDGSSTGQAPGEDSEVILYPQAIFKDPFRKGNNILVMCDCYTPAGVPIPTNKRYNAAKIFSNPDVAKEEPWYGIEQEYTLLQKDINWPLGWPVGGFPGPQGPYYCSIGADKSFGRDIVDAHYKACLFAGVNISGINGEVMPGQWEFQVGPTVGISAGDQVWVARYLLERITEIAGVVVTFDPKPIPGDWNGAGAHTNYSTESMRKDGGFKVIVDAVEKLKLKHKEHIAAYGEGNERRLTGKHETADINTFSWGVANRGASVRVGRETEQNGKGYFEDRRPASNMDPYVVTSMIAETTILWKP